A portion of the Halodesulfovibrio aestuarii DSM 17919 = ATCC 29578 genome contains these proteins:
- a CDS encoding CTP synthase, whose product MKTKFIFVTGGVLSSLGKGLSAASIGVLLKARGLNVTIQKLDPYINVDPGTMNPFQHGEVYVTDDGAETDLDLGHYERYLNVPLSQKNNYTSGSIYNTVITKERRGDYLGGTVQVIPHITDEIKKCVLSLASDDLDVAIIEIGGTVGDIEGLPFLEAIRQLRTDLGREQCMYIHLTLVPYLKAAGEHKTKPTQHSVKELRSIGIQPDMIICRCEKPIDDHLKHKIALFCNVDRDAVFSCADVKNIYEVPLAFYDEGLDQKIAIMLRLPAKNADLAPWQNLIHNMNNPKGSVTIGIVGKYVDLKEAYKSLHEALVHGGLANRVTVDFVYVNSEEVNAKNVASKLKGLDGILVPGGFGHRGVEGKMLAIHYAREKKVPFFGICLGMQLAVIEYARNVVGIKEATSVEFDENAKEPIIYLMTEWYDFRKEAVEKRNEDTDKGGTLRLGAYPCKIRPKTKAQVAYGEEMISERHRHRYEFNNAYYTRLEEAGMSFSGVSPDETLVEIVEVKEHPWFLACQFHPEFKSTPMNPHPLFREFIKASITNKK is encoded by the coding sequence ATGAAAACTAAGTTTATATTCGTTACTGGTGGGGTTTTATCTTCTTTAGGGAAGGGCCTTTCAGCTGCATCCATTGGAGTCCTTCTTAAAGCTAGAGGTTTAAATGTAACCATTCAGAAACTCGACCCTTATATCAACGTTGATCCGGGCACCATGAACCCGTTTCAGCATGGTGAGGTGTATGTAACGGATGACGGTGCTGAAACTGACCTCGACCTTGGTCATTACGAGCGTTACCTCAACGTTCCTCTTTCTCAGAAAAACAACTACACCTCCGGTTCTATTTACAATACAGTAATCACAAAAGAACGCCGTGGAGACTACCTTGGTGGTACCGTACAGGTTATTCCGCATATTACTGATGAAATTAAAAAATGCGTTCTCAGCCTTGCCAGTGATGATCTTGATGTTGCAATCATCGAAATCGGCGGTACCGTTGGCGATATTGAAGGTCTTCCTTTCCTTGAAGCTATCCGCCAGCTGCGCACAGACCTTGGTCGTGAACAATGCATGTACATCCACCTGACGCTGGTTCCGTATCTTAAAGCTGCTGGCGAACATAAAACCAAGCCAACACAGCACAGCGTTAAAGAACTCCGTTCTATCGGTATCCAGCCAGATATGATCATCTGTCGTTGTGAAAAACCAATCGATGATCACCTCAAACACAAAATTGCCCTTTTCTGTAACGTAGACCGTGACGCAGTATTTTCTTGCGCAGACGTTAAAAATATTTACGAAGTTCCTCTCGCATTTTATGACGAAGGGCTCGATCAGAAAATTGCAATTATGCTTCGCCTCCCAGCGAAAAACGCAGACCTTGCCCCTTGGCAAAACCTGATTCATAACATGAATAACCCTAAAGGCAGCGTGACGATCGGTATTGTCGGTAAATACGTTGACCTTAAGGAAGCATACAAAAGCCTTCATGAAGCATTGGTGCACGGCGGCCTTGCTAACCGTGTTACCGTTGATTTCGTATACGTTAACTCCGAAGAAGTTAACGCTAAAAACGTAGCTTCCAAGCTCAAGGGTCTGGATGGCATTCTTGTTCCGGGTGGCTTTGGACACCGAGGTGTTGAAGGCAAAATGCTTGCCATTCACTATGCGCGTGAAAAGAAAGTACCTTTCTTCGGTATCTGTCTCGGTATGCAACTTGCTGTTATCGAATACGCCCGCAACGTAGTTGGCATCAAAGAAGCAACTTCCGTTGAATTTGATGAGAATGCAAAAGAGCCTATCATCTATCTCATGACTGAATGGTACGATTTCCGTAAAGAAGCCGTTGAAAAGCGTAACGAAGACACGGACAAGGGCGGCACTCTCCGTCTTGGCGCATATCCATGCAAAATTCGCCCTAAAACCAAAGCTCAGGTTGCCTATGGCGAGGAAATGATCTCTGAACGTCACCGTCATCGTTACGAATTTAACAATGCGTACTATACACGCCTTGAAGAAGCAGGAATGAGCTTCTCCGGGGTTTCTCCGGATGAAACCCTCGTTGAAATTGTAGAAGTAAAAGAACATCCATGGTTCCTCGCTTGTCAATTCCATCCAGAGTTCAAATCCACCCCGATGAATCCGCATCCTCTTTTCCGCGAATTTATCAAAGCATCAATAACGAATAAAAAATAA
- a CDS encoding queuosine precursor transporter produces the protein MDSFNRKAFALLFSLFIGGLVVAALIASKIIMVAGFAVPAGVLAYSLTFIVSDVVSEVWGKDCANDIVQCGFITLVMTSALAWIAVAWPAAPFWNGQESFSAVIGSTPRIVAASLVAYLVSQKHDIWLFHLLKKRTNGKHLWLRNNASTVISQLIDSTIFVTIAFWGILPVGEVILGQWLVKLAIAVIDTPIVYMLCYGLKRQIHTADAIAS, from the coding sequence ATGGATTCTTTTAATCGCAAGGCATTTGCTTTGCTGTTCAGCCTGTTTATTGGCGGGCTTGTTGTTGCAGCGCTTATTGCAAGCAAAATTATTATGGTCGCTGGTTTTGCAGTACCAGCCGGAGTGCTGGCATATTCTCTGACCTTTATCGTTTCAGACGTTGTAAGTGAAGTATGGGGAAAAGACTGCGCAAACGACATTGTACAGTGCGGCTTCATCACACTTGTTATGACATCAGCACTTGCATGGATTGCTGTTGCATGGCCTGCAGCACCATTCTGGAACGGGCAGGAGAGCTTTTCAGCTGTTATCGGCAGCACCCCGCGTATTGTTGCAGCCTCACTGGTTGCCTATCTTGTCAGTCAAAAACACGATATCTGGCTTTTCCATTTACTAAAAAAAAGAACGAACGGAAAACATCTGTGGTTGCGTAATAACGCATCAACTGTAATTTCCCAGCTCATTGATTCCACAATATTTGTGACCATAGCCTTCTGGGGAATTTTACCTGTTGGTGAAGTCATTCTTGGTCAATGGCTGGTAAAACTGGCAATTGCAGTTATTGATACTCCAATTGTATACATGCTGTGCTATGGACTAAAAAGACAAATTCACACAGCAGACGCCATAGCATCATAA
- a CDS encoding LptA/OstA family protein, whose product MKALFRILVLSSCLITLIGTVAIAAPAKDDVKVTSEKMTYSADGQTVVFIKNVVVKHPQADIWANKVTVYLQDDKNAPKSENVGGMNPGKIERIVAQGNVRIKMEKGRRGTCDTATYTLNDELLVMTGSPKLSEGKNTIAGNIIKFWVKENRSEVLGSTNQPVEAIFSAPSKAKK is encoded by the coding sequence ATGAAAGCGCTTTTTCGAATTCTTGTGTTATCTTCTTGTCTCATTACGTTAATTGGTACGGTTGCTATTGCAGCCCCAGCTAAAGATGACGTAAAAGTTACTTCTGAAAAAATGACATACAGTGCGGATGGTCAAACAGTCGTATTTATTAAGAACGTTGTGGTAAAACACCCGCAAGCAGATATCTGGGCCAACAAAGTTACCGTATATTTGCAGGATGATAAAAATGCTCCAAAGTCTGAAAATGTTGGAGGCATGAATCCAGGTAAAATTGAAAGAATTGTTGCCCAAGGTAATGTCCGTATTAAAATGGAAAAGGGCAGACGAGGCACCTGTGATACAGCGACATACACGCTTAATGATGAGCTGCTTGTTATGACTGGGTCTCCAAAGTTAAGTGAAGGCAAAAATACTATCGCCGGCAATATTATTAAATTTTGGGTAAAAGAGAACCGCAGCGAAGTACTCGGCTCTACAAACCAACCTGTTGAAGCAATTTTCTCAGCACCAAGCAAGGCGAAAAAATAG
- a CDS encoding linear amide C-N hydrolase, translated as MQKITHFFIVTCCAICLLNTAIAQACTGVRVQSTDGAVTFARTLEFTTSLKSNLLFTPRRQQWTSPTPDGKKGMTWENKYAFLGPNGLNEPLLLGGINEKGLYIGAFWFPKLAKYQEATKDEITKVVAPSIFTALLLGTCATLDDVRNKIAQIKLVGVINTKLGMVPPLHWYAMDKSGKALVIEPISGEIVITENPVGVFTNAPQFSWHLQNLSNYMNLTSNSCKPKKIHSYTATSIGQGSGMLGLPGDFTPPSRFVRAALLSNATDPVSTADEAINQSFMLISNISIAKGLVKTIQHDKKPSIDYTQWTAVYDLTRRRCYFKTYDNQDVRVVHLDKLPHDGKQILTIPMWNSKPEYKDVTGQAK; from the coding sequence ATGCAAAAGATTACACATTTTTTCATAGTAACCTGTTGTGCCATCTGCTTGCTAAACACTGCAATAGCGCAAGCTTGCACAGGAGTAAGAGTTCAATCAACAGACGGAGCAGTAACATTTGCCCGAACATTAGAATTTACGACCTCGCTTAAATCGAATCTACTCTTTACGCCTCGAAGACAACAATGGACAAGTCCGACACCTGACGGAAAAAAAGGAATGACATGGGAAAACAAGTATGCATTCCTTGGACCAAACGGATTGAATGAACCGCTACTTCTTGGTGGAATAAATGAAAAAGGACTATATATTGGAGCGTTTTGGTTCCCAAAACTAGCTAAATATCAGGAAGCAACCAAAGATGAAATAACAAAGGTTGTTGCCCCAAGTATATTCACTGCGTTACTTCTTGGCACATGTGCCACGCTGGATGATGTGCGAAATAAAATTGCACAAATAAAACTTGTCGGTGTTATCAATACAAAACTTGGCATGGTACCTCCTTTGCACTGGTATGCAATGGACAAATCAGGAAAAGCCCTTGTTATTGAGCCTATTAGCGGAGAGATTGTCATTACAGAAAACCCAGTAGGTGTTTTCACAAATGCGCCACAATTTTCATGGCACCTGCAAAATCTATCAAACTATATGAATCTGACATCAAATAGTTGCAAACCAAAAAAAATTCATAGCTATACAGCAACATCAATTGGTCAAGGATCTGGTATGCTAGGCCTCCCAGGTGACTTTACGCCACCTTCGCGATTTGTACGTGCTGCCTTACTGAGTAATGCAACAGATCCTGTAAGCACTGCAGACGAAGCCATAAATCAAAGCTTCATGCTTATCAGTAATATATCCATTGCAAAAGGTCTGGTAAAAACAATTCAGCACGATAAAAAACCGTCCATTGATTATACACAATGGACGGCAGTATACGATCTAACACGTCGCAGATGCTATTTTAAGACATACGACAATCAAGATGTACGCGTAGTACATTTAGATAAACTACCACATGACGGGAAACAAATTTTGACTATCCCGATGTGGAATTCAAAACCAGAATATAAAGATGTGACCGGGCAAGCGAAGTAG
- the lptB gene encoding LPS export ABC transporter ATP-binding protein, whose amino-acid sequence MSVIQAEGLCKIYGKREVVRDINLRMEQGEIVGLLGPNGAGKTTTFYMLIGIIKPNAGVVRVDDMEVTDWPLHERARIGLSYLPQESSVFKKLTVLQNLQIILEQTELSRNDQKKRAEELMEEFGIAHIRDTHAMHISGGERRRLEIARALIRDPKFILLDEPFAGIDPLAVDDIQDIIRKLRDKGMGVLISDHNVRETLKICDRANLVYEGQIILSGTPQEIVDNPKARSVYLGEDFSL is encoded by the coding sequence ATGTCAGTTATTCAAGCTGAAGGGCTTTGCAAGATTTACGGTAAGCGCGAGGTTGTTCGTGATATTAACCTGCGAATGGAGCAGGGGGAAATTGTTGGACTTCTCGGGCCGAATGGTGCCGGTAAAACAACCACGTTCTACATGCTCATTGGCATTATCAAACCCAATGCAGGCGTCGTGCGTGTAGATGACATGGAAGTGACAGACTGGCCCTTGCATGAACGTGCGCGAATAGGTTTAAGCTATCTTCCACAAGAAAGTTCAGTTTTCAAGAAATTAACTGTCTTGCAAAACTTACAGATTATTCTGGAACAAACAGAACTCTCCCGTAATGACCAGAAAAAACGGGCTGAAGAGTTAATGGAAGAATTTGGTATCGCACACATTCGAGACACTCACGCTATGCACATTTCTGGTGGTGAACGTCGCCGTCTCGAGATAGCCCGCGCATTAATCCGGGATCCAAAATTTATCCTTCTTGATGAGCCATTTGCAGGCATCGATCCACTTGCTGTAGACGACATTCAGGACATCATCCGTAAATTGCGTGATAAAGGAATGGGAGTGCTCATTTCCGACCATAATGTTAGAGAAACATTAAAAATTTGTGACAGAGCAAATCTTGTTTATGAAGGGCAGATCATTCTTTCCGGCACACCGCAAGAAATTGTAGACAACCCTAAGGCGCGCAGTGTCTACCTTGGAGAAGATTTTAGCCTCTAG
- a CDS encoding phosphoribosylformylglycinamidine synthase subunit PurQ has protein sequence MTQVNTLVITGYGTNCEVECAHAAKISGADRVEIKHFSDLISGDTSLTDFNFLILPGGFLDGDDLGAAQAAANRWRHAKTEQGEPLLDQLKTFFTNGGIIFGICNGFQLLVKLGLLPAIDGLYFERQVSLSHNDSARYEDRWVHLAANANSPCVFTKGVKTLYIPVRHGEGKIIAKDEATLTALQENNLIALQYIDPESGEVTQEYPMNPNGSPLGIAGLTDPSGRILGMMPHPEAYNHPTNHPGWTAGKTAELGTVLIKNGIDYLKSL, from the coding sequence ATGACCCAGGTTAATACTCTGGTAATTACCGGCTATGGGACGAACTGCGAGGTTGAATGCGCGCACGCTGCAAAGATTTCTGGAGCTGATCGTGTTGAAATTAAGCATTTTTCAGACCTCATTTCCGGTGACACTAGCTTAACAGATTTCAATTTTTTGATTCTGCCGGGTGGTTTTCTTGATGGCGACGATCTGGGTGCTGCTCAAGCTGCCGCAAACCGCTGGCGGCATGCAAAGACAGAGCAAGGCGAACCCCTTCTCGATCAACTTAAAACATTTTTTACCAATGGCGGCATTATATTCGGTATTTGTAACGGCTTCCAGCTGCTTGTAAAGCTTGGATTACTCCCTGCAATTGACGGATTATACTTTGAACGTCAGGTTTCCTTATCACATAACGATTCTGCCCGATATGAAGATAGATGGGTGCATCTTGCAGCTAATGCAAATAGCCCGTGTGTTTTTACAAAGGGTGTAAAAACGTTGTATATTCCTGTGCGTCACGGCGAAGGAAAAATTATCGCTAAAGATGAAGCAACTCTTACAGCTCTGCAAGAAAATAATTTGATAGCCTTGCAATATATTGATCCAGAATCTGGTGAAGTTACGCAGGAATACCCAATGAACCCGAATGGTTCTCCTCTGGGTATTGCAGGCTTGACCGACCCTTCCGGACGTATTTTAGGCATGATGCCGCATCCGGAAGCATACAACCACCCTACTAACCATCCGGGCTGGACTGCTGGTAAAACGGCGGAGCTCGGTACCGTGTTAATCAAAAACGGCATAGACTACTTAAAGAGTCTCTAG
- the kdsA gene encoding 3-deoxy-8-phosphooctulonate synthase → MKHIKNGSALYAELTTKPFVFAGPCALESFELALETAYAVKEAAEAVGLKAIFKSSYDKANRTSLSSFRGPGLSKGIEWLARIKEETGLPVVTDIHEPEQAAPVAEVADVMQIPAFLCRQTSLLLAAAATGRVINVKKGQFVAPWDMKPALDKLFSTGNKNILLTERGASFGYNNLVVDFRSFPIMQSYGVPVVFDATHSVQLPGGQGGTSGGDRSFVPRLSRAAVAAGVNGVFIETHPDPDNALCDGPNSWPLAKLPHLLRDLSALWSMKYES, encoded by the coding sequence ATGAAACATATCAAAAACGGTTCTGCATTATACGCAGAACTGACAACAAAACCTTTTGTATTTGCAGGTCCTTGCGCACTTGAAAGTTTTGAGTTGGCTTTGGAAACAGCATACGCAGTAAAAGAAGCAGCAGAAGCCGTTGGACTGAAAGCAATCTTCAAAAGTTCATACGACAAAGCAAACCGCACATCGCTTTCCAGCTTCAGAGGGCCTGGCCTTTCTAAGGGTATTGAATGGCTCGCCCGCATTAAAGAAGAGACAGGATTACCTGTTGTAACGGATATCCACGAGCCGGAGCAGGCAGCACCGGTTGCTGAAGTTGCTGATGTCATGCAAATTCCGGCATTCTTATGCCGCCAGACAAGTCTTTTGCTTGCCGCGGCTGCTACCGGCCGCGTTATTAACGTCAAGAAAGGGCAATTTGTCGCACCATGGGATATGAAGCCTGCGCTGGACAAATTATTCTCTACTGGCAATAAAAACATCTTGCTTACAGAACGCGGCGCATCTTTTGGATATAACAATCTTGTAGTCGATTTTCGTTCATTCCCTATAATGCAGTCTTATGGTGTTCCCGTAGTTTTTGATGCAACCCACTCCGTGCAACTCCCAGGCGGGCAGGGTGGAACATCTGGCGGTGACCGTTCATTCGTACCGCGTCTTTCCCGTGCTGCTGTAGCCGCTGGCGTTAACGGCGTGTTCATTGAAACACACCCAGATCCGGATAACGCACTTTGCGACGGTCCTAACAGCTGGCCTCTTGCCAAACTTCCGCACCTTCTTCGTGACCTTTCTGCGCTCTGGAGCATGAAATATGAAAGCTGA
- the queF gene encoding preQ(1) synthase, giving the protein MTTTKSQDKTDHLQALGKGGETTYQLEGPHSGILETFPNNYPNRPYIVSVEFPEYTSLCPMTGQPDFGVIVVEYIPKERIVESKSIKLYFFAYRNHQSFMETIANTMLEDFVEALDPLWCRVKGLFSPRGATTLHVFAEHFDTEAENIEEVKTIVSEWKQEASRHSS; this is encoded by the coding sequence ATGACTACAACTAAAAGTCAGGATAAAACTGACCACCTCCAAGCCCTCGGCAAAGGTGGTGAGACTACATATCAGTTAGAAGGTCCTCATTCCGGAATTCTTGAAACATTTCCGAACAACTATCCTAATCGTCCATATATTGTAAGCGTGGAGTTTCCCGAATACACTTCTCTTTGCCCAATGACTGGACAGCCAGATTTTGGAGTTATTGTTGTGGAGTACATTCCTAAGGAACGTATTGTAGAGTCCAAAAGTATCAAGTTGTACTTCTTTGCATATCGTAATCATCAGTCTTTTATGGAAACCATTGCGAACACAATGCTTGAAGATTTTGTAGAAGCGCTTGACCCTCTCTGGTGTCGTGTGAAGGGGCTTTTCAGCCCGCGTGGTGCTACTACTCTACACGTTTTTGCAGAACATTTTGATACTGAAGCTGAAAATATCGAAGAAGTTAAAACTATTGTTTCTGAATGGAAACAAGAAGCCAGCCGTCATTCTTCATAA
- the lptC gene encoding LPS export ABC transporter periplasmic protein LptC has protein sequence MRKWLIWGALLALLGGGIYYLHSSVEEQIADKVSEAIGNNAKTNVDLSLKGIELKQGEAGKELWTLKATNGWYQKDESIIDLAEPDIMYFVQPNRDKVHIVAPNGTINQNTGVARLWGDVTVVNQKGTITSSELTFEDKKKLLIMTGNVIFTGDGFNGSSDNANWNLKDNLITATGNVVVNFRAEKLDDATGGEK, from the coding sequence ATGAGAAAGTGGCTGATTTGGGGAGCATTGTTAGCTTTACTCGGTGGTGGAATATACTACTTGCACAGTTCAGTAGAAGAACAGATTGCAGACAAAGTAAGTGAAGCCATTGGCAATAATGCTAAAACAAATGTGGACCTTTCTTTAAAAGGAATAGAGCTGAAGCAGGGTGAAGCCGGTAAAGAGCTGTGGACGCTGAAAGCTACTAACGGTTGGTATCAAAAAGATGAGAGCATTATTGATCTTGCTGAGCCGGACATTATGTATTTTGTCCAACCGAACCGTGATAAAGTGCATATTGTTGCGCCTAACGGTACCATCAACCAGAATACGGGCGTTGCCCGTTTATGGGGTGATGTGACAGTAGTTAATCAGAAGGGCACCATAACAAGCAGTGAACTTACTTTTGAAGATAAAAAGAAACTGCTCATTATGACAGGTAATGTTATTTTTACAGGCGATGGCTTTAATGGTTCTTCCGACAATGCAAATTGGAATTTAAAAGACAATTTAATTACAGCAACCGGCAATGTGGTTGTTAACTTCCGTGCTGAAAAGCTGGACGACGCGACTGGTGGAGAAAAATAA
- the fabG gene encoding 3-oxoacyl-ACP reductase FabG, with protein sequence MSSPRLSALITGASKGIGAAIAVQLAQDGFDIFLNYRSDHTQAKKVAEQIEAAGVSCTLLPFDVADGDAVEKQLALLLDAPPFVLVNNAGFAADSLFGMMDDNSWKSVIDVHLNGFFNVTRTLLPRMMRKRKGRIVNIASTAGQTGNPGQANYSAAKAGLIGATRSLAVEVAKRNILVNAVAPGFIETEMLDGLPVDEIKKRVPLGRFGRPEEVAYMVSFLCSDKAQYITGQTFSVNGGIYAS encoded by the coding sequence ATGAGTAGTCCACGATTATCTGCGCTTATTACCGGAGCCAGTAAAGGCATTGGAGCTGCAATTGCGGTACAGCTCGCACAGGATGGATTTGATATTTTTCTTAACTACCGAAGTGACCATACTCAGGCAAAAAAAGTTGCTGAGCAGATAGAAGCTGCGGGCGTATCTTGTACGTTGCTTCCTTTTGACGTTGCTGATGGTGATGCGGTTGAAAAGCAACTTGCCCTCCTCCTTGATGCTCCTCCGTTTGTTCTTGTTAATAATGCAGGCTTTGCTGCGGATTCCCTGTTCGGTATGATGGATGATAATAGCTGGAAAAGTGTTATTGATGTTCATTTAAACGGATTTTTTAATGTTACTCGCACCCTTCTCCCCCGCATGATGCGCAAAAGAAAAGGTCGCATTGTTAACATTGCCTCCACAGCCGGGCAAACTGGTAACCCCGGGCAGGCTAATTACTCAGCCGCAAAGGCGGGGCTTATTGGTGCAACCCGATCATTGGCTGTTGAAGTGGCGAAGCGTAATATTCTTGTAAACGCCGTGGCTCCCGGTTTTATCGAAACAGAAATGCTCGATGGACTTCCTGTTGATGAAATTAAAAAACGAGTTCCACTTGGCAGATTTGGACGTCCCGAAGAAGTTGCCTACATGGTCTCTTTCCTATGCTCCGATAAAGCGCAGTATATTACCGGTCAGACGTTCTCTGTGAACGGAGGAATCTACGCGTCATGA
- a CDS encoding KdsC family phosphatase, translating to MKAENLAKDIKVIILDCDGVLTDGGLYYDNEGNVIKRFNVQDGLGIKAAQACDLIIGVITGLDAKSVATRMNDLGITDYYAGHLKKMACIDEIRQKYDLEWHQIAFVGDDWVDLAPMRKVGLPIAVANAVPEVKEVAILQTEATGGNGAVREALNFIINAQGKLEGIINSIGG from the coding sequence ATGAAAGCTGAGAATCTTGCCAAGGATATAAAAGTCATCATCCTTGATTGTGATGGCGTGCTTACAGATGGTGGGCTATACTATGACAATGAAGGCAATGTGATCAAACGATTCAATGTACAGGATGGTCTTGGTATCAAAGCAGCTCAGGCTTGCGACCTTATAATCGGTGTCATTACGGGTCTTGATGCAAAATCCGTTGCAACCCGTATGAATGATCTTGGTATTACTGACTACTATGCAGGACATTTAAAAAAAATGGCCTGTATTGATGAAATCAGACAGAAATATGATCTTGAATGGCACCAAATTGCCTTTGTCGGTGATGACTGGGTTGATTTGGCACCAATGCGCAAAGTAGGGTTGCCTATTGCGGTAGCAAACGCAGTGCCGGAAGTTAAAGAAGTTGCAATTTTACAGACAGAAGCAACTGGTGGAAACGGTGCTGTCCGCGAGGCGCTCAATTTTATTATAAACGCTCAAGGTAAACTTGAGGGTATAATTAACTCCATAGGTGGTTAA
- a CDS encoding MBL fold metallo-hydrolase — MLTLTILIENTSYRDDLLSTKGLSILLEDGDERVLFDTGTDGAFLKNAETLGIPLENIEHVALSHGHFDHAGGIPALCDLFANSAQRPTLTCHPDCFIERYSGKLTGGRPVLIKKLDAGLDEATVRANFVMCDSKEPQHIGSKFLFLGEIPRKPSFKGGGAFGIVKQGENYIDDFLYDDTGIVWKGKEGLVIITGCSHSGICNIVERAQDVTGEKKIAAIVGGLHLRAASIGHVYEVRNFFQRVGIQESYACHCTGKWGKLWLPNNKRITTGDVLQFQ, encoded by the coding sequence ATGCTTACATTAACTATCCTTATTGAAAATACATCATATAGAGATGATCTACTTTCTACAAAAGGACTTTCTATTCTTTTGGAAGACGGTGACGAGAGGGTACTCTTTGATACCGGAACTGATGGGGCATTTTTGAAAAATGCCGAAACACTGGGTATCCCGCTTGAAAATATTGAGCATGTAGCACTCTCACACGGCCATTTTGACCATGCAGGGGGTATTCCGGCGCTTTGTGATTTGTTTGCTAACAGTGCTCAACGCCCGACACTCACCTGCCATCCGGACTGCTTTATTGAACGTTATTCTGGAAAGCTCACTGGTGGGCGTCCTGTTCTAATAAAAAAGCTCGATGCGGGACTGGATGAAGCAACCGTACGCGCTAATTTTGTAATGTGTGACTCCAAAGAACCACAACATATTGGCTCAAAATTTCTATTCTTAGGTGAAATCCCAAGAAAGCCATCATTCAAGGGTGGCGGAGCATTCGGTATAGTCAAACAGGGTGAAAACTATATCGACGATTTCCTTTACGACGATACAGGAATTGTGTGGAAAGGTAAGGAGGGGCTGGTAATCATAACAGGCTGCAGTCATTCAGGAATATGTAACATTGTCGAAAGAGCACAAGACGTTACAGGCGAAAAAAAAATTGCTGCAATTGTTGGCGGACTACACCTGAGAGCCGCAAGTATCGGCCATGTGTATGAAGTTCGAAATTTTTTCCAACGCGTCGGAATACAGGAATCCTATGCCTGTCACTGTACAGGGAAATGGGGAAAACTTTGGCTGCCAAATAACAAACGAATTACAACCGGTGATGTTCTCCAATTTCAATAA